Proteins found in one Mycobacteriales bacterium genomic segment:
- a CDS encoding P-II family nitrogen regulator has protein sequence MRLVTAVVKPFKLDDVKSALEAIGVQGMTVGEVQGFGRQRGHTEVYRGAEYTVAFVPKTRIEVLVDDADATRVVDAIVAAASTGSIGDGKVWSTPVEDVVRVRTGERGAEAL, from the coding sequence GTGAGGCTGGTGACCGCGGTGGTCAAGCCGTTCAAGCTCGACGACGTCAAGAGCGCGCTCGAGGCGATCGGGGTGCAGGGCATGACGGTGGGCGAGGTGCAGGGCTTCGGCCGCCAGCGCGGACACACCGAGGTGTACCGGGGTGCCGAGTACACCGTCGCGTTCGTGCCCAAGACCCGCATCGAGGTGCTGGTCGACGACGCCGATGCGACCCGGGTCGTCGATGCGATCGTGGCTGCTGCCAGCACCGGGTCGATCGGCGACGGCAAGGTCTGGTCCACGCCGGTGGAGGACGTCGTCCGCGTCCGCACGGGGGAGCGGGGAGCCGAAGCACTCTGA
- a CDS encoding class I SAM-dependent methyltransferase, with protein MSRWLQETGGDRGRSYDQAFRDLAASGVDVHGEAAYVAALVPPGSCVLDAGCGTGRVAIELSRRGYDVVGVDSDASMLAVARDQAPSLPWHLVDLAALEDEAAYDLVVAAGNVMIFLVPGTGPQVVRRLAAALRPGGLLVSGWRTDELAVQEYDGWARAAGLEPVVRHATWQGAALTDDADWCVAVDRAGRP; from the coding sequence ATGAGCCGCTGGTTGCAGGAGACGGGGGGCGACCGCGGGCGGTCCTACGACCAGGCGTTCCGGGACCTCGCCGCGTCCGGCGTGGACGTCCACGGCGAGGCGGCGTACGTCGCGGCGCTGGTCCCGCCGGGCTCCTGCGTGCTGGACGCCGGCTGCGGAACCGGCCGGGTCGCGATCGAGCTGTCCCGCCGTGGCTACGACGTGGTGGGCGTGGACAGCGACGCCTCCATGCTGGCGGTGGCGCGGGACCAGGCGCCCTCGTTGCCGTGGCACCTGGTCGACCTGGCCGCGCTCGAGGACGAGGCGGCGTACGACCTGGTGGTGGCCGCCGGAAACGTGATGATCTTCCTGGTGCCGGGGACGGGGCCCCAGGTGGTGCGCCGGCTGGCGGCGGCGCTGCGGCCGGGCGGGCTGCTGGTCAGCGGCTGGCGCACCGACGAGCTGGCGGTGCAGGAGTACGACGGCTGGGCGCGCGCCGCCGGCCTGGAGCCGGTGGTGCGGCACGCCACCTGGCAGGGTGCTGCGCTGACGGACGACGCGGACTGGTGCGTGGCGGTGGACCGCGCCGGCCGCCCGTGA
- the smc gene encoding chromosome segregation protein SMC, which translates to MHLKSLTLKGFKSFASPTTLRFEPGITCVVGPNGSGKSNVVDAIAWVLGEQGAKALRGGKMEDVIFAGTPGRPPLGRAEVTLTIDNTDGALPIEYAEVSVTRLMFRDGASEYAINGTRCRLVDIQELMSDSGIGRELHVVVGQGQLDAVLSARPEDRRGFIEEAAGVLKHRKRKEKALRKLEAMSANLTRLQDLTVELRRQLKPLGRQAEVARRAAQVQADLRDARLRLLADDLLALRTALDAEVRDETAVRERRALVDQELVDAQEREAALEAAAAPQAAALSRAQETWYRLSALEERLRGTATLAAERHRHLAAALPEETRPGRDPEQVEQDAAGVREQEAALAVQLAADADRLKDAVTRRTDAEAALAAEEKALVAAVRAVADRREGLARLTGQVGALRSRAAAAEAELGRLAAALDEAHARVERAQADLTALQVQAGGLDEGEVDLDERHENAARALAEAQERLGALQAQEREAERERSTWAARRDALSLSLARKDGSGALLEAGLPGVLGSVAGLVSVHAGFEQAVAAALGAVADAVAVASPADAAEALQRLRAEDGGRAGLLVGGGSSDRDMPRSEGQPALPAGARWVIDLVEAPEPLRPALARALRWVAVVDSLASAAELVERHPDVCAVTAEGDLLGAHWAVGGSATAPSLLEVQAAVDEAAAAHDQAQRRQERLRFEVQSARADVEAATVEVENALEALNASDAAMAALAEQLGLLASAVRAAEAEAGRLEQARVRAEQARDQDLSGLAELEERLAAAESAPAEREPSTDLRDRLAQAATAARAAEVEARLAVRTGEERARSLTGRAESLERTARAERTARERLVALRASRSRGAVVAAEVVRGAQEALRLLARSLATAAAEREEAAAARSVTEGELLALRARTRELAADLERLTDVVHRDEVARAEQRLRIEQLEDRAVSEWGVPLEQLLSEYGPAVPVPVVAEAGTPDEDAEPAAYDRGEQEKRAATAERALALLGKVNPLALEEYAALEERSAFLTTQLEDLAATRRDLLGIVRDVDERIHDVFRSAFEDTAREFVHVFATLFPGGEGKLVLTDPDDLLTTGIEVLARPAGKKVSRLSLLSGGERSLTAIALLVAIFRARPSPFYVLDEVEAALDDRNLGRLLQLLEGLREASQLIVITHQKRTMEIADALYGVTMRGDGISAVVSQRLREREPA; encoded by the coding sequence GTGCACCTCAAGAGCCTCACGCTGAAGGGCTTCAAGTCCTTCGCCTCCCCGACGACGCTGCGCTTCGAGCCCGGCATCACCTGCGTGGTGGGCCCGAACGGCTCGGGCAAGAGCAACGTCGTCGATGCCATCGCCTGGGTGCTCGGCGAGCAGGGCGCCAAGGCGTTGCGTGGCGGCAAGATGGAGGACGTCATCTTCGCCGGCACTCCCGGGCGGCCGCCGCTGGGCCGCGCCGAGGTGACCCTCACGATCGACAACACCGACGGCGCGCTGCCGATCGAGTACGCCGAGGTCAGCGTCACCCGGCTGATGTTCCGGGACGGCGCCTCGGAGTACGCCATCAACGGCACCAGGTGCCGGCTCGTCGACATCCAGGAGCTGATGAGCGACAGCGGTATCGGCCGCGAGCTGCACGTCGTCGTCGGGCAGGGCCAGCTCGACGCGGTGCTGTCCGCCCGGCCCGAGGACCGCCGCGGCTTCATCGAGGAGGCCGCCGGCGTCCTGAAGCACCGCAAGCGCAAGGAGAAGGCGCTCCGCAAGCTCGAGGCGATGTCGGCGAACCTCACGCGCCTGCAGGACCTCACCGTCGAGCTGCGCCGCCAGCTCAAGCCGCTCGGCAGACAGGCGGAGGTCGCCCGCCGCGCCGCGCAGGTGCAGGCCGACCTGCGCGACGCCCGGCTCCGGCTGCTGGCCGACGACCTGCTGGCGCTGCGTACCGCCCTGGACGCCGAGGTCCGCGACGAGACGGCCGTCCGCGAGCGGCGAGCCCTGGTGGACCAGGAGCTCGTCGACGCTCAGGAGCGCGAGGCGGCGCTGGAGGCGGCCGCGGCTCCGCAGGCCGCGGCGCTGTCCCGCGCGCAGGAGACCTGGTACCGGCTCTCGGCACTCGAGGAGCGGCTGCGGGGGACGGCGACGCTCGCGGCGGAGCGGCACCGGCACCTGGCCGCCGCCCTGCCGGAGGAGACCCGGCCTGGCCGCGACCCCGAGCAGGTCGAGCAGGACGCCGCCGGCGTGCGCGAGCAGGAGGCGGCGCTGGCGGTCCAGCTGGCCGCCGACGCCGACCGGTTGAAGGACGCCGTCACCCGGCGTACCGACGCCGAGGCGGCACTGGCCGCCGAGGAGAAGGCGCTCGTCGCCGCGGTGCGTGCGGTCGCCGACCGGCGCGAGGGGCTGGCCCGGCTGACCGGGCAGGTCGGCGCGCTGCGCTCGCGGGCCGCTGCCGCCGAGGCCGAGCTGGGCCGGCTGGCCGCCGCCCTCGACGAGGCGCATGCCCGGGTCGAGCGGGCACAGGCCGACCTCACGGCGCTGCAGGTCCAGGCCGGCGGGCTCGACGAGGGTGAGGTCGACCTGGACGAGCGGCACGAGAACGCCGCACGGGCCCTGGCCGAGGCGCAGGAGCGACTGGGCGCGCTGCAGGCCCAGGAGCGCGAGGCGGAGCGCGAGCGCAGCACCTGGGCGGCCCGCCGCGACGCGCTGTCGCTGTCGCTGGCCCGCAAGGACGGCTCCGGAGCGCTGCTGGAGGCCGGCCTGCCGGGTGTGCTCGGCAGCGTCGCGGGGTTGGTCTCCGTCCACGCGGGCTTCGAGCAGGCCGTCGCGGCTGCGCTCGGCGCGGTCGCCGACGCCGTGGCCGTCGCCTCTCCGGCCGACGCCGCGGAAGCCTTGCAGCGGCTGAGGGCCGAGGACGGCGGCCGTGCCGGGCTGCTCGTGGGCGGCGGGTCCTCCGACCGGGACATGCCGCGGTCCGAGGGTCAGCCGGCGCTGCCGGCGGGCGCCCGGTGGGTGATCGACCTGGTGGAGGCGCCCGAGCCGCTGAGGCCGGCGCTGGCTCGGGCGCTGAGGTGGGTCGCCGTCGTGGATTCGCTGGCCTCGGCTGCGGAGCTGGTCGAACGGCACCCCGACGTCTGCGCCGTCACCGCCGAGGGCGACCTGCTCGGCGCGCACTGGGCGGTCGGCGGCTCGGCCACGGCGCCGTCGTTGCTCGAGGTGCAGGCCGCGGTCGACGAGGCCGCGGCCGCGCACGACCAGGCGCAGCGGCGCCAGGAGCGGCTGCGCTTCGAGGTCCAGTCCGCCCGCGCCGACGTCGAGGCCGCGACCGTGGAGGTGGAGAACGCGCTCGAGGCGCTCAACGCCTCGGACGCGGCCATGGCCGCGCTGGCCGAGCAGCTCGGGCTGCTCGCCTCCGCGGTGCGGGCCGCCGAGGCCGAGGCCGGCCGGCTGGAGCAGGCCCGGGTGCGTGCGGAGCAGGCCCGCGATCAGGACCTGTCCGGCCTGGCCGAGCTCGAGGAGCGGCTCGCCGCCGCCGAGAGCGCCCCGGCCGAGCGGGAGCCCTCGACTGACCTGCGCGACCGGCTGGCGCAGGCCGCCACCGCCGCCAGAGCGGCCGAGGTCGAGGCGCGGCTGGCTGTCCGTACCGGCGAGGAGCGGGCCCGGTCGCTGACCGGCCGGGCCGAGTCGCTCGAGCGCACGGCCCGGGCCGAGCGGACCGCCCGTGAGCGGCTGGTCGCCCTGCGGGCCTCCCGCTCGCGCGGCGCGGTGGTCGCCGCCGAGGTCGTCCGAGGCGCCCAGGAGGCGCTGCGCCTGCTCGCCCGCTCGCTCGCCACGGCGGCGGCCGAGCGGGAGGAGGCGGCAGCGGCGCGCTCGGTGACCGAGGGCGAGCTGCTCGCCCTGCGCGCCCGCACCCGCGAGCTGGCGGCCGACCTGGAGCGGCTCACCGATGTCGTGCACCGCGACGAGGTGGCCCGCGCCGAGCAGCGGCTGCGGATCGAACAGCTCGAGGACAGGGCGGTGTCGGAGTGGGGCGTCCCGCTCGAGCAGCTGCTGTCCGAGTACGGCCCGGCCGTGCCCGTCCCGGTCGTGGCCGAGGCGGGCACGCCCGACGAGGACGCCGAGCCCGCCGCGTACGACCGGGGAGAGCAGGAGAAGCGGGCGGCGACGGCCGAACGCGCGCTGGCCCTGCTCGGGAAGGTGAACCCACTTGCACTCGAGGAGTACGCCGCGCTCGAGGAGCGATCGGCCTTTCTGACCACCCAGCTCGAGGACCTCGCGGCCACCCGGCGCGACCTGCTCGGGATCGTGCGCGACGTCGATGAGCGCATCCACGACGTCTTCCGTAGCGCCTTCGAGGACACCGCGCGCGAGTTCGTGCACGTCTTCGCGACGCTGTTCCCGGGCGGGGAGGGCAAGCTGGTGCTCACCGACCCCGACGACCTGCTGACCACCGGCATCGAGGTGCTCGCCCGCCCGGCGGGCAAGAAGGTCAGCCGGCTGTCGCTGCTGTCCGGCGGCGAGCGGTCGCTGACCGCCATCGCCCTGCTGGTGGCCATCTTCCGCGCCCGCCCCTCGCCCTTCTATGTGCTGGACGAGGTCGAGGCGGCGCTGGACGATCGCAACCTGGGCCGGCTGCTGCAGCTGCTCGAGGGTCTGCGCGAGGCCTCCCAGCTGATCGTCATCACGCACCAGAAGCGGACGATGGAGATCGCCGACGCGCTCTACGGCGTGACCATGCGCGGCGACGGCATCTCGGCCGTGGTCAGCCAGCGGCTGCGCGAACGCGAGCCCGCCTAG
- a CDS encoding ammonium transporter, translating into MIIASALVLLMTPGLAMFYGGMVRAKSVLNMMMMSFACLAVVPVLWTLYGYTLAFGPTQGNGLVGGPDFLGMAGTVGEVSGTVPVLVFASFQMMFAILTPALISGAIADRAKFGGWVLFVILWVSVVYFPVAHWVFSLEEGWIAARLGALDFAGGTAVHINAGAAALALTFVLGRRRGFPREPMRPHNLPIVLLGAGLLWFGWYGFNVGSQVAADDVAATVLFNTTVATGAAIIAWLGVEKLRDGHATTLGAASGAIAGLVAITPACNVVSPVGAIVVGLVAGGACAFAVSLKYRLGYDDSLDVVGIHLVGGIVGSLIIGLLASSAAQGGEGVNGLFYGGGLEQLGKQAVAVVAVLAYSLVMSFLLGTLVDKTIGFRISAEDELTGVDETTHAESGYELGGIRAGGFNATSAASVKADA; encoded by the coding sequence ATGATCATTGCCAGTGCACTGGTACTGCTCATGACACCGGGGCTCGCGATGTTCTACGGCGGCATGGTTCGCGCCAAGAGCGTCCTCAACATGATGATGATGAGCTTCGCCTGCCTGGCCGTCGTGCCGGTGCTGTGGACGCTCTACGGCTACACGCTGGCCTTCGGCCCCACCCAGGGGAACGGCCTGGTGGGCGGCCCGGACTTCCTCGGCATGGCCGGCACCGTCGGCGAGGTGAGCGGCACCGTGCCGGTGCTGGTGTTCGCGAGCTTCCAGATGATGTTCGCCATCCTCACCCCGGCCCTGATCAGCGGCGCCATCGCGGACCGCGCGAAGTTCGGTGGCTGGGTGCTGTTCGTCATCCTGTGGGTCAGCGTCGTCTACTTCCCGGTCGCCCACTGGGTCTTCAGCCTGGAGGAGGGCTGGATCGCCGCCCGGCTCGGCGCCCTCGACTTCGCCGGCGGCACGGCGGTGCACATCAACGCCGGTGCGGCGGCGCTCGCGCTCACCTTCGTGCTCGGCAGGCGCCGCGGCTTCCCACGCGAGCCGATGCGGCCGCACAACCTCCCGATCGTGCTGCTCGGCGCGGGCCTGCTGTGGTTCGGCTGGTACGGCTTCAACGTCGGCTCGCAGGTGGCCGCGGACGACGTCGCCGCCACGGTGCTGTTCAACACCACCGTCGCCACCGGCGCGGCGATCATCGCCTGGCTCGGCGTGGAGAAGCTCCGCGACGGCCACGCCACCACCCTCGGTGCGGCCTCCGGTGCCATCGCCGGCCTGGTGGCCATCACCCCGGCCTGCAACGTCGTCAGCCCGGTCGGGGCGATCGTGGTGGGACTTGTCGCCGGTGGGGCCTGTGCCTTCGCGGTCAGCCTCAAGTACCGCCTCGGCTATGACGACTCGCTCGACGTCGTGGGCATCCACCTGGTCGGCGGCATCGTCGGTTCGCTGATCATCGGCCTGCTCGCGAGCTCCGCGGCCCAGGGCGGCGAGGGCGTGAACGGCCTGTTCTACGGCGGTGGCCTGGAGCAGCTCGGCAAGCAGGCCGTCGCGGTCGTCGCGGTCCTGGCGTACTCGCTCGTGATGTCCTTCCTGCTTGGCACGTTGGTGGACAAGACCATCGGCTTCCGCATCTCGGCGGAGGACGAGCTGACCGGCGTCGACGAGACGACGCACGCCGAGAGCGGCTATGAGCTCGGCGGCATCCGGGCCGGCGGGTTCAACGCGACGTCCGCTGCCTCGGTGAAGGCGGACGCATGA
- a CDS encoding P-II family nitrogen regulator has translation MKLITAVLKPFKLDDVKSALESFGVQGMTVSEVQGFGRQRGHTEVYRGAEYTVSFVPKVRVEVLVDDADAAEVMDVIAKSAHTGAIGDGKVWSTPVDEVVRVRTGERGAEAL, from the coding sequence ATGAAGCTGATCACGGCGGTGCTGAAGCCGTTCAAGCTGGACGACGTCAAGAGCGCCCTCGAGTCCTTCGGCGTGCAGGGCATGACGGTCAGTGAGGTGCAGGGCTTCGGCCGGCAGCGCGGGCACACCGAGGTCTACCGCGGTGCCGAGTACACCGTGTCGTTCGTGCCCAAGGTCCGGGTCGAGGTGCTGGTGGACGACGCCGACGCCGCGGAGGTGATGGACGTGATCGCCAAGTCCGCGCACACCGGAGCCATCGGAGATGGCAAGGTCTGGAGCACCCCGGTCGACGAGGTCGTCCGGGTCCGGACGGGTGAGAGGGGGGCGGAGGCCCTGTGA
- a CDS encoding [protein-PII] uridylyltransferase — translation MKQARATILASQLTGAALRCALVELYDRELAALFGDPGPGIALVAVGGLGRREVAPGSDLDLLLVHTDRPDVGRLADATWYPLWDSGAGLDHAVRTLDEALAVAAGDLKAALGLLDARHVAGDRALSAQLLDRTRAAWRAGAPARLPELRELVQERARTQGEVAFLLEPDLKSARGGLRDVHALQALAAAQVANLPGPEVQAAHAVLLDVRGELHRRTAGAGRRVVDVLLLQEQDAVAAALSYADADALMRAVSSAARTIAYAGDTTWRRIRPPARRRLLGRRSAAPLRRPLADDVVEQDGEVVLARDAAPASDPVLVLRVASAAARAGLPVSPHTLTRLAACPPLPEPWPAPALDALVRLLAAGPACVPVVEALDQAGLLVRLLPEWETVRSKPQRNSYHRFTVDRHLVEAAAEAAALTRRVARPDLLLLGALLHDIGKGLPGDHTAVGMQVVAGLAPRLGLPPEDVAVLVRLVEHHLLLPDVATRRDLADPATARAVADAVGSAEVLELLHALTEADAAATGPAAWSSWKSGLVTELVRRTSALLAGAPPPGPAPLADWQERLVGRGGPLLEARGEEVTVVAPDRPGLLSLATGVLALHRLDVRSASVFSRGRTAVTVCRVQPRFGTPPDWALVQGELRRALAGELDLPALLASREAAYAPRTRLPAVAPTVRLVDDASDAATVVEVHAADALGVLHRITAALAAARLDVRSAHISTLGADVVDAFYVVGPNGTKVQDPALRAQVETGLLAALQG, via the coding sequence ATGAAGCAGGCCCGCGCCACGATCCTGGCGTCGCAGCTGACCGGTGCAGCCCTGCGCTGTGCCCTCGTCGAGCTGTACGACCGGGAGCTCGCGGCGCTGTTCGGCGACCCCGGGCCGGGCATCGCGCTGGTCGCGGTCGGCGGGCTCGGCCGCCGCGAGGTCGCTCCCGGCAGCGACCTCGACCTGCTGCTGGTGCACACCGACCGGCCGGACGTAGGCAGGCTCGCCGACGCGACCTGGTACCCGCTGTGGGACTCCGGGGCGGGCCTGGATCACGCGGTACGGACCCTCGACGAGGCGCTCGCCGTCGCGGCCGGCGACCTCAAGGCGGCGCTCGGCCTGCTCGACGCGCGGCACGTCGCCGGCGACCGGGCGCTGAGCGCGCAGCTGCTCGACCGCACCCGGGCCGCCTGGCGCGCCGGTGCGCCGGCCCGGCTGCCCGAGCTGCGGGAGTTGGTGCAGGAGCGGGCGCGTACGCAGGGGGAGGTGGCGTTCCTGCTCGAGCCCGACCTCAAGAGCGCGCGCGGCGGGTTGCGTGACGTGCACGCCCTGCAGGCGCTCGCCGCGGCCCAGGTGGCGAACCTGCCGGGGCCGGAGGTCCAGGCGGCGCACGCGGTGCTGCTCGACGTGCGTGGCGAGCTCCACCGGCGCACCGCCGGCGCCGGCCGGCGGGTCGTGGACGTCCTGCTCCTGCAGGAACAGGACGCCGTGGCCGCCGCGCTCTCCTACGCCGACGCCGACGCGCTGATGCGCGCGGTGTCCTCGGCGGCCCGCACCATCGCCTACGCGGGTGACACCACGTGGCGCCGCATCCGGCCCCCCGCGCGCCGCCGGCTGCTCGGCCGCCGTTCCGCCGCCCCGCTGCGTCGCCCGCTGGCCGACGACGTCGTGGAGCAGGACGGCGAGGTGGTGCTGGCCCGGGACGCCGCACCGGCGTCGGACCCGGTGCTCGTGCTGCGGGTGGCCTCGGCGGCGGCCCGCGCAGGTCTGCCGGTCTCGCCGCACACACTCACCCGCCTCGCGGCCTGCCCACCGTTGCCCGAGCCGTGGCCGGCGCCGGCCCTGGACGCACTGGTGCGGCTGCTGGCCGCCGGCCCGGCCTGTGTCCCGGTCGTCGAGGCGCTGGACCAGGCCGGCCTGCTCGTACGCCTGCTGCCCGAGTGGGAGACGGTCCGCAGCAAGCCGCAGCGCAACAGCTACCACCGCTTCACCGTCGACCGGCACCTCGTCGAGGCCGCGGCCGAGGCGGCGGCCCTCACCCGGCGGGTGGCGCGCCCCGACCTGCTGCTGCTCGGGGCGTTGCTGCACGACATCGGCAAGGGGCTGCCCGGCGACCACACCGCCGTGGGGATGCAGGTGGTGGCCGGACTCGCGCCCCGGCTGGGCCTGCCGCCCGAGGACGTCGCGGTGCTCGTCCGGCTGGTGGAGCACCATCTGCTGCTGCCCGACGTCGCCACCCGCCGGGACCTGGCCGACCCGGCCACGGCGCGGGCCGTGGCGGATGCCGTCGGCAGTGCGGAGGTCCTGGAGTTGTTGCACGCGCTGACGGAGGCGGACGCGGCCGCGACGGGCCCGGCGGCCTGGTCGTCCTGGAAGTCCGGGCTGGTGACCGAGCTGGTACGGCGGACCTCGGCCCTGCTGGCCGGCGCGCCCCCGCCGGGGCCCGCGCCGCTGGCCGACTGGCAGGAGCGGCTCGTCGGACGGGGCGGCCCGCTGCTGGAGGCCCGCGGAGAGGAGGTCACCGTCGTCGCGCCCGACCGACCAGGCCTGCTGTCGCTGGCCACGGGCGTGCTGGCCCTGCACCGGCTGGACGTCCGTTCGGCATCGGTGTTCTCGCGGGGCCGCACGGCGGTGACCGTCTGCCGGGTCCAGCCGCGCTTCGGTACCCCGCCGGACTGGGCGCTGGTGCAGGGGGAGCTGCGGCGGGCACTGGCCGGCGAGCTGGACCTGCCCGCGCTGCTGGCCTCCCGGGAGGCGGCCTACGCGCCGCGCACCCGGCTCCCTGCCGTCGCACCGACGGTGCGGCTGGTGGACGACGCCTCCGATGCCGCCACCGTCGTGGAGGTGCACGCCGCTGACGCGCTGGGCGTACTGCACCGGATCACGGCAGCGCTGGCAGCCGCGCGGCTCGACGTGCGCAGCGCGCACATCTCCACGCTCGGCGCGGACGTCGTCGACGCCTTCTACGTCGTCGGCCCGAACGGCACCAAGGTCCAGGACCCGGCGCTGCGCGCACAGGTCGAGACCGGGCTGCTCGCCGCGCTGCAGGGCTGA
- the ftsY gene encoding signal recognition particle-docking protein FtsY, translated as MIELLGLLAVVLVLTVVAVVAFVSNKGGRGRQVPPPPRAGVDYPPGTGDDAEVPRDTPKRTVDVVDLPEDVLVLPADTAAVRPVLDVPEPTAGRLTRLRSRLARSQTTLGRGLFALLSRDNLDEDTWEEVEDTLLGADMGVAATTELVGRLRTRVRVDGVCTISDLRPLLREELVTAIGADADRSLKTLPHEDGTPAVVLVVGVNGTGKTTTCGKLARVLVADGRSVVLGAADTFRAAAADQLQTWGERVGAATVRGAEGGDPASVAFEAVAKGKADGVDTVLIDTAGRLHTKSGLMDELGKVKRVIEKHGPVDETLLVLDATTGQNGVVQARVFTEAVAVTGIVLTKLDGTAKGGIVVAVQRELGIPVKLIGLGEGPDDLAPFEPEAFADALLGDEAAL; from the coding sequence GTGATCGAGCTGCTCGGCCTGCTGGCCGTCGTCCTGGTCCTGACCGTTGTCGCCGTCGTCGCGTTCGTGAGCAACAAGGGCGGCCGGGGCAGGCAGGTCCCGCCGCCGCCCCGCGCCGGTGTCGACTACCCGCCCGGCACCGGCGACGACGCCGAGGTGCCGCGGGACACGCCGAAGCGCACCGTCGACGTCGTCGACCTGCCGGAGGACGTGCTGGTCCTGCCTGCCGACACGGCCGCGGTCCGCCCGGTCCTCGACGTGCCCGAGCCGACAGCGGGCCGCCTGACGCGACTGCGGTCGCGGCTGGCGCGCTCGCAGACGACGCTGGGCCGCGGGCTGTTCGCCCTGCTGTCCCGCGACAACCTCGACGAGGACACCTGGGAGGAGGTCGAGGACACCCTGCTGGGCGCCGACATGGGCGTCGCGGCGACCACCGAGCTCGTCGGCCGGCTCCGCACCCGGGTGCGGGTCGACGGCGTATGCACCATCTCCGACCTCCGGCCGCTGTTGCGCGAGGAGCTGGTGACCGCGATCGGCGCCGACGCCGACCGCAGCCTGAAGACGCTGCCGCACGAGGACGGCACCCCCGCGGTGGTGCTCGTCGTCGGCGTCAACGGCACCGGCAAGACGACCACCTGCGGCAAGCTCGCCCGCGTGCTGGTCGCCGACGGCCGGTCGGTCGTGCTGGGCGCCGCCGACACCTTCCGCGCCGCCGCCGCCGACCAGCTGCAGACCTGGGGCGAGCGGGTGGGTGCAGCCACCGTGCGCGGCGCCGAGGGGGGCGACCCGGCCAGCGTCGCCTTCGAGGCGGTCGCCAAGGGCAAGGCCGACGGGGTCGACACCGTCCTCATCGACACCGCGGGCCGCCTGCACACCAAGTCCGGGCTCATGGACGAGCTCGGCAAGGTCAAGCGGGTGATCGAGAAGCACGGCCCGGTCGACGAGACGCTGCTGGTCCTGGATGCCACCACGGGCCAGAACGGCGTCGTGCAGGCCCGCGTGTTCACGGAGGCCGTCGCCGTCACCGGCATCGTGCTCACCAAGCTCGACGGCACCGCCAAGGGCGGCATCGTCGTGGCCGTGCAGCGCGAGCTGGGCATCCCGGTCAAGCTCATCGGCCTCGGGGAGGGACCGGACGACCTGGCGCCGTTCGAGCCCGAGGCTTTCGCCGACGCCCTGCTCGGCGACGAGGCCGCGCTCTAA